One Blastocatellia bacterium DNA window includes the following coding sequences:
- a CDS encoding purine-nucleoside phosphorylase translates to MSNLYEKALEAAKVIKSKSTWDIKTLVILGSGLAAFADKLSDAIIINYNEIPYFPEPTVIGHKGKMVLGLCGGCPVAVMAGRFHHYEGYTMEEVTFPVRVAALMGIKNLVVTNASGGLNPEFEAGDIMIISDHLNLIGANPLRGPNDERFGVRFPDMTEVYYSPFRKIAESEGQALGLNLKQGVYTALPGPNYETPAEVRMLRVLGTDAVGMSTVPEAIVAKQMHMKILGISCIANLAAGIKEGTLDHQEVLDMSASVSEKFIELLNKIVPKLE, encoded by the coding sequence ATGTCTAACCTTTATGAAAAAGCTCTGGAAGCTGCAAAAGTAATTAAATCAAAATCTACATGGGATATAAAAACCTTAGTTATTCTTGGATCGGGGCTTGCGGCTTTTGCTGATAAATTATCAGACGCTATAATAATAAATTATAATGAAATTCCTTATTTTCCTGAGCCAACGGTGATAGGACACAAAGGAAAAATGGTTTTAGGGCTTTGTGGAGGCTGTCCGGTGGCAGTAATGGCAGGACGTTTTCATCATTATGAAGGTTATACAATGGAAGAAGTTACATTTCCAGTTCGAGTTGCGGCATTGATGGGAATTAAAAACCTGGTAGTGACTAATGCTTCAGGTGGCTTAAATCCTGAATTTGAAGCTGGGGACATTATGATTATTTCTGATCATCTTAACTTAATAGGAGCAAATCCATTAAGAGGGCCAAATGATGAGCGTTTTGGGGTAAGATTTCCTGATATGACAGAAGTTTACTATTCACCTTTTAGAAAAATAGCAGAAAGTGAAGGCCAAGCATTAGGATTAAACTTAAAACAAGGTGTTTATACGGCATTACCTGGCCCAAATTATGAAACACCAGCAGAAGTAAGAATGCTGAGAGTACTAGGGACTGATGCGGTAGGAATGTCAACAGTACCAGAAGCAATTGTAGCTAAACAAATGCACATGAAAATATTAGGAATTTCTTGCATTGCTAACCTTGCAGCAGGCATAAAAGAAGGTACATTAGATCATCAAGAAGTGCTAGATATGAGTGCAAGCGTAAGTGAAAAATTCATCGAATTATTAAACAAAATCGTGCCAAAATTGGAATAG
- a CDS encoding acyl-CoA carboxylase subunit beta — protein MHKLAKELQDLSEKLKLGGGLDKIKKHQQQGKLTARERIAKLFDKDRHFQEVGLLIAYDQYDGQAPGVGTIIGFGEVCGREAVVVANDATVKAGSWWPETIKKILRAQEIAMRCHVPIIYLVDSAGVNLPYQGGVFPGQYGGSRIFFYNSIMRRYLKVPQLSAVMGQCVAGGAYLPALSDSIIMVEDKSFMGLGGPNLVKGATGQSVDGEILGGARMHNEISGVAHYRVPDDETCILKLRELVKDLPPATPPRAAIEAAKAPKRPEKDIYDIIPSDHRLPYDMRMLLDCILDDGYLNEFQADYAKEIITGHARICGIPVGIITNQRGLVKGAKGKPPKFGGIIYADSADKVAYFIETCNRQGTPLLFIQDVSGFMVGVDAEQSGIIRAGARFVEAMATATVPKIVLTVNHASGAGYYAMAGQGFDPDFIFSWPTGRMGVMEGESAVMALFSGQLDKLKAAGKEPDEELKAAMNSVRADYNHQLDAKYAAARGYVDAVIMPEETRACLSLALRTTLNNSGPHLGNFVLPSNLAGV, from the coding sequence ATGCACAAATTAGCCAAAGAATTACAAGATTTATCAGAAAAGCTTAAATTAGGTGGTGGGCTAGACAAAATCAAAAAGCATCAACAACAAGGAAAACTAACAGCTAGGGAGAGAATAGCCAAGTTGTTTGATAAGGATCGTCATTTCCAAGAAGTAGGGCTACTTATTGCTTATGACCAATATGATGGTCAAGCCCCGGGAGTAGGAACAATTATTGGGTTTGGAGAAGTTTGCGGACGTGAAGCGGTAGTGGTGGCTAATGATGCAACAGTCAAGGCTGGGTCTTGGTGGCCGGAAACTATAAAAAAGATTTTACGCGCTCAAGAAATAGCAATGCGTTGTCATGTACCTATTATTTATCTAGTTGATTCTGCTGGTGTTAATTTGCCTTATCAAGGTGGGGTGTTTCCCGGTCAATATGGAGGCTCAAGGATATTTTTCTATAACTCAATAATGCGTCGTTACTTAAAAGTCCCCCAACTTTCTGCTGTTATGGGTCAATGTGTGGCAGGTGGTGCTTATCTACCTGCTTTAAGCGATAGCATCATAATGGTTGAAGATAAAAGCTTTATGGGGTTAGGTGGCCCAAATCTAGTTAAAGGTGCAACAGGCCAAAGCGTTGACGGTGAAATTTTAGGCGGAGCGCGAATGCACAATGAAATAAGCGGTGTAGCACATTATCGAGTGCCTGACGATGAAACTTGCATTTTGAAATTACGCGAACTTGTAAAAGATCTTCCTCCCGCAACACCACCACGTGCAGCAATTGAAGCAGCAAAAGCACCAAAAAGACCTGAAAAAGATATTTATGACATTATCCCTAGCGATCATCGCCTGCCTTATGACATGCGAATGCTGCTAGATTGCATTTTAGATGATGGCTATCTAAATGAATTTCAAGCTGATTATGCCAAGGAAATTATTACTGGTCATGCTCGTATCTGTGGGATTCCTGTAGGGATTATTACAAATCAACGTGGTTTAGTTAAAGGTGCAAAAGGTAAACCACCTAAATTTGGTGGAATTATTTATGCTGATAGTGCCGACAAAGTAGCCTATTTTATAGAAACCTGCAACCGTCAAGGAACTCCGCTACTTTTTATTCAAGATGTGTCTGGTTTTATGGTTGGTGTAGATGCTGAACAATCTGGAATTATTCGCGCTGGAGCAAGATTTGTAGAAGCAATGGCAACGGCTACAGTGCCAAAAATAGTATTGACTGTAAATCATGCTTCTGGTGCTGGATATTATGCAATGGCTGGACAAGGTTTTGACCCTGATTTTATTTTCTCTTGGCCTACAGGCAGAATGGGAGTAATGGAAGGTGAGTCGGCTGTTATGGCTCTCTTTAGTGGGCAATTAGATAAATTAAAAGCCGCAGGAAAAGAACCAGACGAAGAGCTAAAAGCAGCAATGAATAGTGTTAGAGCAGATTACAACCATCAATTAGACGCTAAATATGCTGCTGCTCGTGGTTATGTTGATGCTGTAATTATGCCTGAAGAAACACGTGCTTGTTTGTCTTTAGCACTACGCACAACATTAAATAACAGTGGCCCACATCTAGGTAACTTTGTTTTACCCAGTAATTTAGCTGGTGTGTAA
- the scpB gene encoding SMC-Scp complex subunit ScpB: MTRSQLKPIIEALIFVADQPIQLKEICQVFPAEDPQEIQQSLLELVEEFNSRASGLEIREIANGWRISTRPFYHEAIRSYLKAKPSAKLSLAALETLAVIAYKQPVTIPEILEIRGVSSSSAIKTLLDRRLIVPKGRKDCVGRPIMYGTSKEFLIQFGLKDLSELPNIEDFEELIAN; this comes from the coding sequence ATGACTCGCTCGCAACTCAAGCCAATAATTGAAGCTCTAATCTTTGTTGCTGATCAACCAATCCAACTTAAAGAGATTTGTCAGGTATTTCCAGCAGAAGACCCTCAAGAAATCCAGCAATCACTCTTAGAACTAGTTGAGGAATTTAATTCCCGTGCTAGCGGTTTGGAGATTCGGGAAATTGCTAACGGTTGGCGTATTAGTACCCGCCCTTTTTATCATGAGGCTATAAGGAGCTACTTAAAGGCTAAACCTTCGGCTAAATTAAGTTTAGCTGCACTAGAAACTTTGGCTGTTATCGCCTATAAACAGCCTGTAACAATACCTGAGATTTTAGAAATTCGGGGTGTCAGTTCTTCATCAGCAATAAAGACTTTATTAGATCGTCGGCTGATAGTCCCCAAAGGGCGAAAAGATTGTGTCGGTCGCCCAATTATGTACGGCACATCGAAAGAATTTTTGATCCAATTTGGCCTCAAAGACCTTTCAGAACTACCAAACATTGAAGATTTTGAAGAATTAATAGCAAATTAA
- a CDS encoding Mov34/MPN/PAD-1 family protein: MILHARSSSPNECCGLVAGKDKLFTTYYPLANCAEEPTKNYFAAQKNYC; the protein is encoded by the coding sequence ATGATTTTACATGCTAGAAGTTCCTCTCCTAATGAATGTTGCGGACTAGTTGCGGGAAAAGATAAACTTTTTACTACATATTATCCGCTAGCAAATTGTGCTGAAGAACCTACAAAAAATTATTTTGCTGCCCAAAAGAATTACTGCTAG
- a CDS encoding rRNA pseudouridine synthase, translating to MEERLQKIIANAGIVSRRKAEELIQVGEVTVNGKVITQLGSKADPNHDHIKVSGKLINPKIENLQKVYILLNKPKGYLSSLSDPENRPLVTELLPNSLPKVHPVGRLDFNTEGLLILTNDGDLTKIVTSASQHVPKVYEVKVKGTPTEQALNRLRAGIVIEDRKSAPVSLRRLETSDAGNSWFEVILYEGRNNQIRKMFDEIGHSVSKLRRTRIGHVTDDYLPIGKFRHLSPGEIKKFLSKAEQKAEQKIERKPERKPEQKELSDTVNVTDVVDVTDAVDVVDGVDVVDIADVADVADAADAVDVVDAADAVDVDAADVADAVDVPKVVKVRSDHSKAPKLVKRGDDAYSKRRDIDLGRDDARPPRREEGFRPKRKDFDDRPPRRDFRPRSDDARPPRRDFDDKPRRDFDDRPPRRDFRPRSDDARPPRRDFDDKPRRDFDDRPPRRDFRPRGDDARPPRRDFDDKPRRDFDDRPPRRDFRPRSDDARPPRRDFDDKPRRDFDDRPPRRDFRPRSDDARPHRRDFDDKPRRDFRPRGDDARPPRRDFDDRPPRRDFRPRGDDARPPRRDFDDKPRRDFDDRPPRRDFRPRGDDARPPRRDFDDKPRRDFDDRPPRRDFRPRGDDARPPRQEFKPRRRDEVEIENKDFKPARKERFSDEKRSFKPRRGFDKNKDRVNPVAKKATKRFRD from the coding sequence ATGGAAGAACGTTTACAAAAAATTATTGCCAATGCTGGCATCGTCTCCCGACGTAAAGCAGAAGAATTAATCCAAGTTGGAGAAGTCACAGTCAACGGTAAAGTCATTACCCAACTAGGAAGCAAAGCCGACCCCAACCACGACCATATTAAAGTTAGTGGTAAGCTAATTAACCCTAAGATAGAAAACTTACAAAAAGTTTATATTCTACTTAATAAACCTAAAGGCTATTTATCTAGTCTTTCGGATCCAGAAAACCGACCATTAGTTACAGAATTACTCCCTAATTCTTTGCCAAAAGTGCATCCTGTCGGAAGATTAGATTTTAATACTGAAGGTTTACTTATTTTAACTAACGATGGCGATTTAACTAAAATTGTTACTAGTGCCTCTCAACACGTTCCAAAAGTTTATGAAGTTAAAGTTAAAGGAACACCTACAGAACAAGCATTAAATCGTCTGCGAGCAGGAATTGTTATTGAAGATAGAAAATCTGCTCCTGTTAGCTTAAGAAGACTAGAAACAAGTGATGCTGGCAATAGTTGGTTTGAAGTTATCCTTTATGAAGGACGAAATAACCAAATTAGAAAAATGTTTGATGAAATAGGCCATTCTGTCAGCAAGTTAAGACGTACTCGAATAGGTCATGTTACAGATGACTATCTACCTATAGGAAAATTTCGCCATCTTTCACCTGGAGAAATAAAAAAATTCCTCTCCAAAGCAGAACAAAAAGCAGAGCAAAAAATAGAGCGAAAACCAGAGCGAAAACCAGAACAAAAAGAGCTTTCCGATACCGTGAACGTTACGGACGTTGTTGATGTTACTGATGCCGTCGATGTTGTTGATGGTGTTGATGTCGTTGACATTGCCGATGTTGCTGATGTTGCTGATGCTGCCGACGCTGTTGATGTTGTTGATGCTGCCGACGCTGTTGATGTTGATGCTGCTGATGTTGCTGATGCTGTTGATGTGCCTAAAGTAGTTAAAGTGCGTAGCGACCATTCCAAAGCACCCAAACTTGTTAAACGTGGTGATGATGCCTATTCCAAACGCCGTGATATAGATTTAGGTAGAGATGATGCCCGCCCCCCTCGTCGGGAAGAAGGTTTCCGCCCTAAACGCAAAGACTTTGATGATAGACCTCCTCGCCGTGACTTTAGACCTAGAAGCGATGATGCCCGTCCTCCTCGTCGTGATTTTGATGACAAACCTCGTCGTGACTTTGATGATAGACCTCCTCGCCGTGACTTTAGACCTAGAAGCGATGATGCTCGTCCTCCTCGTCGTGATTTTGATGACAAACCTCGTCGCGACTTTGATGATAGACCTCCTCGCCGTGACTTTAGACCTAGAGGCGATGATGCCCGTCCTCCTCGTCGTGATTTTGACGACAAACCTCGTCGTGACTTTGATGATAGACCTCCTCGCCGTGATTTTAGACCTAGAAGCGATGATGCTCGTCCTCCTCGTCGTGATTTTGATGACAAACCTCGTCGTGACTTTGATGATAGACCTCCTCGCCGTGACTTTAGACCTAGAAGCGATGATGCCCGTCCTCATCGTCGTGATTTTGATGACAAACCTCGTCGTGATTTTAGACCTAGAGGCGATGATGCCCGTCCTCCTCGTCGCGACTTTGATGATAGACCTCCTCGCCGTGATTTTAGACCTAGAGGCGATGATGCCCGTCCTCCTCGTCGTGATTTTGACGACAAACCTCGTCGTGACTTTGATGATAGACCTCCTCGCCGTGATTTTAGACCTAGAGGCGATGATGCCCGTCCTCCTCGTCGTGATTTTGATGACAAACCTCGTCGTGACTTTGATGATAGACCTCCTCGCCGTGACTTTAGACCTAGAGGCGATGATGCCCGTCCTCCTCGCCAAGAGTTCAAACCTAGACGACGTGATGAGGTTGAAATTGAAAACAAAGATTTTAAGCCTGCTAGAAAAGAAAGATTTTCAGATGAAAAACGATCCTTTAAGCCTAGAAGGGGCTTTGATAAAAACAAAGATCGCGTTAACCCTGTAGCAAAAAAAGCAACTAAAAGGTTTAGAGATTAA
- a CDS encoding response regulator, with product MACKILIADPNLTTYSDLQRLLHEQGHQVETINNGEQVLARVLDFQPNIVLLAVIMPGKLGYQICDEIKSIPASRDTAVVLTFSEDEPFDYLEARRVGATRYLPKSVEPNLLISLLNFIWTGVAPINGLEQEFDNQTLNISIKNKNEVNEKVEEIEEIYDLDDLPDIDMDIEIESLDDMDEDDIQTIEVETDIGIDIEETEETPEPIEAKCEIVLEQKETQPQIDYKFEVPEEKENVEEVLEPVDEIPNLNIDKVNASIELPGLEIESKPIPEISDIKRATTSRLAKIFEPQITGEQFEYFPDDSEDPLQIKHSLNSIACQECGADVLPEDVFCIECGAAVDKTAVHVPETSICSGCGQTVSFGDVFCLNCGMVQ from the coding sequence ATGGCTTGCAAAATTTTAATTGCAGATCCTAACCTAACTACTTATTCTGATTTACAAAGATTATTACATGAACAAGGTCATCAGGTCGAAACCATTAACAATGGTGAGCAAGTTTTGGCTAGAGTATTGGATTTTCAACCTAATATTGTTTTACTTGCGGTTATAATGCCTGGGAAACTAGGCTATCAAATTTGTGACGAAATCAAAAGTATTCCAGCTTCAAGAGATACTGCGGTAGTATTAACATTTAGTGAAGATGAACCTTTTGACTACCTAGAAGCCCGGCGCGTTGGTGCTACTCGCTACTTACCTAAATCTGTAGAACCTAATTTGCTAATCTCTCTCTTAAATTTTATTTGGACTGGTGTTGCTCCAATAAATGGCCTTGAACAAGAGTTTGATAACCAAACATTAAATATTTCTATAAAAAATAAAAATGAAGTAAATGAAAAAGTAGAAGAAATAGAAGAAATATATGATTTAGATGATCTGCCAGATATAGATATGGATATAGAAATAGAATCTTTAGATGATATGGATGAAGATGATATTCAAACTATAGAAGTAGAAACAGATATAGGTATAGATATTGAAGAAACTGAAGAAACACCAGAACCTATAGAAGCAAAATGTGAAATAGTATTAGAACAAAAGGAAACTCAACCTCAAATAGATTATAAATTTGAAGTACCAGAGGAAAAAGAAAATGTAGAAGAAGTATTAGAACCTGTTGATGAAATACCAAACTTAAATATTGATAAGGTGAATGCTTCTATAGAATTACCAGGACTAGAGATAGAATCAAAACCTATTCCAGAAATTAGTGATATAAAACGAGCAACTACCAGTAGACTTGCAAAGATTTTTGAACCTCAAATAACAGGAGAACAGTTTGAATATTTTCCTGATGATTCTGAAGACCCGCTGCAAATAAAACATTCATTAAATAGTATTGCTTGTCAGGAATGTGGCGCAGATGTGCTTCCAGAAGACGTTTTTTGCATTGAGTGTGGTGCTGCTGTTGATAAAACGGCTGTGCATGTACCTGAAACTAGCATTTGTAGTGGTTGTGGACAGACGGTTAGCTTTGGAGATGTCTTTTGTCTTAATTGTGGAATGGTTCAATAA
- a CDS encoding Mov34/MPN/PAD-1 family protein has protein sequence MLALKKISLAKQDLLGIYHSHVKSIAYPSTKDIDLAVYPNAVYFIISLAGEESLAAFEIKSKNVINVDFSVIE, from the coding sequence CTGCTAGCCTTAAAAAAAATATCTTTAGCTAAACAAGATTTATTAGGTATTTATCATTCACATGTAAAATCTATTGCTTATCCTTCGACTAAAGATATAGATTTGGCTGTTTATCCAAATGCAGTTTATTTTATTATTTCGCTGGCTGGGGAAGAAAGTCTGGCTGCATTTGAAATTAAATCAAAAAATGTTATTAATGTTGATTTCTCAGTTATTGAATAA